The following coding sequences are from one Frigoribacterium sp. Leaf415 window:
- a CDS encoding alternate-type signal peptide domain-containing protein, translated as MNKLVKGAVAGAAGIALLLGGAGTFALWNASTEVNAASVASGTLSLAQSSAGSWTDVTNGRSTALTTAQVAAYKIVPGSKLQFTQPITIAASGNDLRADLTYDAASVTGSLKPYVTNTLTLSTAAGATTLPSGVTAGSTAGSYVVAPVSAGSTSAVVTFVVELPSTVSDAASQGGTLDLSKLTFTLKQRAIA; from the coding sequence ATGAACAAGCTCGTCAAGGGTGCCGTCGCCGGTGCCGCCGGCATCGCCCTCCTCCTCGGTGGCGCCGGGACCTTCGCCCTCTGGAACGCCAGCACCGAGGTCAACGCCGCCAGCGTCGCCTCGGGCACCCTCTCGCTCGCCCAGTCGTCGGCGGGCAGCTGGACCGACGTCACGAACGGCCGGAGCACGGCCCTGACGACCGCCCAGGTCGCCGCCTACAAGATCGTCCCCGGCAGCAAGCTGCAGTTCACGCAGCCGATCACCATCGCCGCCTCGGGCAACGACCTGCGGGCCGACCTCACCTACGACGCGGCTTCGGTCACCGGCAGCCTGAAGCCCTACGTGACGAACACGCTGACCCTCTCGACCGCCGCCGGCGCCACGACCCTGCCGTCCGGCGTCACCGCGGGCAGCACGGCCGGCAGCTACGTCGTCGCCCCCGTGTCCGCCGGGAGCACCTCGGCCGTCGTGACCTTCGTCGTCGAGCTGCCCTCGACGGTGTCCGACGCCGCCAGCCAGGGCGGCACGCTCGACCTGAGCAAGCTGACCTTCACGCTCAAGCAGCGCGCCATCGCGTAG
- a CDS encoding TasA family protein — MTGQPGGRARHRSPERASSSRRPLRSLWAGTAVVAGAVAVGLVATGGTYALWNSAVAPTAVTVASGTAGLSVGSVKALDTSALGPGGATAGTFTATNTGSVGLSMRVAAGTTTASATALPGELTVKLAAVTKSADCVAGVGGYSARPSAFDTGSGYFTLPAGATATGCVVVTLDSDVPATLQNQTSSIGLVLTGTQVAP, encoded by the coding sequence TTGACCGGACAGCCCGGCGGACGCGCGCGTCATCGCTCTCCCGAGCGCGCCTCCTCGTCCCGTCGTCCGCTGCGCTCGCTCTGGGCGGGGACGGCCGTCGTGGCCGGGGCGGTCGCCGTCGGGCTCGTGGCGACCGGCGGGACGTACGCGCTGTGGAACTCCGCGGTCGCCCCCACGGCCGTCACGGTCGCGTCGGGCACGGCGGGACTCTCGGTCGGCAGCGTCAAGGCACTCGACACGTCCGCCCTCGGCCCCGGCGGCGCGACCGCGGGCACGTTCACCGCGACCAACACGGGGTCGGTCGGCCTGTCCATGCGGGTCGCGGCGGGGACCACCACGGCATCGGCGACCGCCCTGCCCGGTGAGCTGACCGTGAAGCTCGCGGCCGTCACGAAGTCGGCGGACTGCGTCGCCGGCGTCGGCGGGTACTCCGCTCGACCCTCGGCGTTCGACACCGGCAGCGGCTACTTCACGCTGCCGGCCGGTGCCACCGCGACCGGGTGCGTCGTCGTCACCCTCGACTCGGACGTCCCCGCGACCCTGCAGAACCAGACCTCGTCGATCGGGCTCGTCCTGACCGGGACGCAGGTGGCCCCGTGA
- a CDS encoding signal peptidase I, with protein sequence MSGRRAAVREKGLLHALGLGLSAGLFVLVLGLATVLIVVPKAAGATPLTVLTSSMEPRLPPGTLIVVKPTPADEIRIGDVVTYQIESGRPEVISHRVIEIVSSSDGGTAFVTKGDNNSEPDEAAVLPEQVRGTLWYSVPWLGFVNQVVNGDARSWIVPLLAIALLGYAGYSLATGLVEAQRRRARTRKARPAPR encoded by the coding sequence GTGAGCGGCCGCCGCGCCGCCGTGCGGGAGAAGGGCCTGCTGCACGCGCTCGGCCTCGGCCTCAGTGCGGGGCTGTTCGTCCTCGTGCTCGGGCTCGCGACGGTGCTGATCGTCGTGCCGAAGGCCGCGGGGGCCACCCCGCTGACCGTGCTGACCAGTTCGATGGAGCCGCGGCTGCCCCCGGGCACCCTCATCGTGGTGAAGCCGACCCCGGCCGACGAGATCCGGATCGGCGACGTCGTGACCTACCAGATCGAGAGCGGCCGGCCCGAGGTGATCAGTCACCGGGTGATCGAGATCGTGTCGTCGTCGGACGGCGGCACCGCGTTCGTGACCAAGGGCGACAACAACTCCGAGCCCGACGAGGCCGCCGTGCTGCCCGAGCAGGTGCGCGGCACGCTGTGGTACTCGGTGCCGTGGCTCGGGTTCGTCAACCAGGTCGTGAACGGCGACGCCCGGTCGTGGATCGTGCCGCTGTTGGCGATCGCGCTGCTCGGCTACGCGGGCTACTCCCTGGCCACCGGCCTGGTGGAGGCGCAGCGTCGGCGGGCGCGGACGCGGAAGGCCCGCCCGGCCCCGCGCTGA